A part of Kryptolebias marmoratus isolate JLee-2015 linkage group LG8, ASM164957v2, whole genome shotgun sequence genomic DNA contains:
- the LOC108250839 gene encoding uncharacterized protein LOC108250839, with translation MGLMDGEEDQGDVYGAGTYYGHMTASPDLYPADGHMMMSPDVYPPNGYLPTPASSQHPGNSYLPSVSYSLDHLDRLDYQGPEMMPYQPNSESCLIGCYRGEELKPKTFHRLSDYRPAWRSERPLGYLPLSELDSGLGCGPDSPHHRVALSEAETDAMSSLPGHTPSSRGSSSSSESLISSEPSDSGFHSVSTGEHRRLHKIHGGHNHRQTPHLRSGHSPREQRGRWDLESIPETTPVIHSGAPQASHCSVGNSTTTTVHFHRAERSPTLPRHRSPPSPSVGCRTEPCQRRALWLEQQQGGGRMMEAPGRSRTITDLSESQRPRRASHPNMADPNTLRNTHQNGQPSPTGDAMGPRSRASYPSNGHPAGHLSMDRPNLTNRSREEDSLSKSPGSASSGISDWRGFQTLGSHTETPKGSCVPLYSTLGAPQCSPRSPTSPRSRLSNQKSVRNQLLRARAYRLARERSEVTTDEGEGAREGDEEGEDGRWAGRYWSRTERRRQMALSRQHRERRGGGEDQMGGGQGPASSQTVLELSHMKQNRLRNSKLLDDWTTVEELLTHGTRVESDSQLCPSPLLSVTTV, from the exons ATGGGGCTGATGGACGGAGAGGAAGACCAGGGGGACGTCTACGGTGCAGG GACTTATTATGGTCACATGACTGCGTCACCTGACCTGTACCCTGCCGACGGCCACATGATGATGTCACCGGACGTCTATCCACCCAACGGCTACCTCCCCACGCCAGCGAGCAGCCAGCACCCGGGGAACAGCTACCTGCCCAGCGTCTCCTACAGCTTAGACCACCTGGACAGACTGGACTACCAG GGTCCGGAAATGATGCCCTACCAGCCGAACTCAGAGAGCTGTCTGATTGGCTGCTACAGAGGAGAAGAGCTGAAGCCGAAGACTTTCCACCGACTG TCCGACTATCGTCCTGCTTGGAGGTCTGAGCGTCCTCTCGGATACCTTCCCCTCAGCGAGCTGGACAGCGGGTTGGGCTGTGGACCAGACAGCCCACACCACAGGGTGGCGCTCTCCGAAGCAGAGACAGACGCCATGTCTTCTCTGCCAGGCCACACCCCTTCCTCCAGaggctcctcctcttcctctgagtCCCTGATCTCCTCTGAACCCAGCGACTCCGGCTTCCACAGCGTCAGCACCGGGGAGCACCGACGGCTGCACAAGATTCACGGGGGCCACAACCACCGCCAAACGCCCCACCTCCGCTCAGGCCACTCCCCTCGGGAGCAAAGAGGACGCTGGGACTTGGAGTCCATCCCCGAGACGACGCCAGTGATCCACTCTGGAGCACCACAGGCGTCCCACTGCTCAGTGGGTAACAGCACGACCACGACAGTTCACTTCCACCGAGCTGAGAGGAGCCCCACCTTACCACGCCACCGCTCGCCACCGTCACCATCCGTCG GTTGTCGCACTGAGCCTTGCCAGCGGAGGGCGCTGTGgttggagcagcagcagggcgGAGGCAGGATGATGGAGGCTCCAGGGAGGAGTCGAACAATAACAGACCTGAGCGAGAGCCAGAGGCCCCGCAGGGCGAGTCACCCCAACATGGCGGACCCGAACACTCTGAGAAACACACACCAGAACGGCCAGCCCAGTCCGACCGGTGACGCCATGGGACCGAGGAGCCGGGCCAGTTATCCCAGCAACGGCCACCCTGCGGGACACCTGAGCATGGACAGACCCAATCTGACCAACCGGAGCAGGGAGGAGGACTCCCTCTCGAAGAGTCCTGGATCGGCCTCCAGTGGCATCTCGGACTGGAGAGGCTTTCAGACTCTCGGGAGTCACACGGAGACACCGAAAGGTTCCTGTGTTCCTTTATACAGCACTCTGGGAGCCCCGCAGTGTAGTCCTCGATCTCCAACGTCCCCCCGGTCCAGACTGTCCAACCAGAAGTCTGTCAGAAACCAGCTGCTCAGAGCCCGAGCGTACCGATTGGCCAGGGAGCGCAGTGAGGTCACGACGGATGAAGGGGAGGGGGCAAGGGAAGGAGACGAGGAAGGGGAGGACGGACGGTGGGCGGGGCGATACTGGAGTCGGACAGAAAGGAGGCGTCAGATGGCGTTGTCACGGCAACACCGAGAAAggagaggtggaggagaggaCCAGATGGGGGGAGGTCAGGGACCGGCGTCGTCTCAGACCGTGTTGGAGCTGAGCCACATGAAGCAGAACCGCCTGAGGAACAGCAAGCTGCTCGACGATTGGACGAcggtggaggagctgctgacGCACGGGACCCGGGTGGAGAGCGACAGTCAGCTGTGTCCGAGCCCGCTGTTATCGGTTACCACCGTCTGA